One Acropora palmata chromosome 2, jaAcrPala1.3, whole genome shotgun sequence genomic window carries:
- the LOC141873862 gene encoding structural maintenance of chromosomes protein 3-like: MYIKQVIIQGFRSYRDQTIIEPFSPKHNIIVGRNGSGKSNFFFAIQFVLSADEFSNLRQEERQALLHEGTGPRVLSAYVELIFDNTDNRIPIEKDEVSLRRVIGSKKDQYFLDKKNVTKSDVMNLLESAGFSRSNPYYIVKQGRINQLAVAKNHERLKLLREVAGTRVYDERKEESKTILKDTEGKKEKIDELLKDIDERLETLDEEKEELKAYQKWDKERRCLEYTIHDKEMRDTREKLEQLESSRQQETDKASSMQKEIKEASNRVQALTQSLREVMDRITEATSERRQLDEECQDYIKERTKLELDIKDLERNVREDSSLKLQHQDQLESLEQTIQSKEEELGELLPNYNRLKTEENECSSRMKTCERRRTELYAKQGRKNQFTSAEERDRWITEEKNSLSVSVANKESQIAAIRADVQKLRGAVQELTDEIQERTDNADKRRQDIEKANKRHAELKKTRDNTTNSRKELWREEATIEQSLQNTREELSRAERNLRSTASKHVGYGIDTVKRIVQERGIDGVHGPLIENLQCDKQFFTAVEVTGGSRLFHIIVDTDKIAANILSIMNKHKLPGEVTFMPLNRLQSKEHEYPSSPDALPMINKLRFDEAFRPAMNLVFGKTLICRNMEVASQFSKSENLDCITLDGDQVSRRGALTGGYYGNRKSRLELQDSIWKLQEKMEGEETRRDQLKRELEKLDSDVTVVLGELQKVETQQVQLRETYEKQKIDVKAKTQEKRTAERALEAKEQGLSHLEVDLKSMRSTMKALEDEFGTALVSQLNAQDQQEVDDLNSEIMTLQERLKASLSNRTKLEAKKNTLENVLNNNLMRKRDELKQALEETSLEDRNLQLETLNSDLNSVIEVISQSAAKQKELEDEINALNKKKTEEQSALDEWKSIEKQRMDAINDDAKHMEKIAHKRSLLMKKKEECTKKIRELGSLPADAFDKHQKTPIKALWKKLHQCNEELKKYSHVNKKALDQFVNFSEQKEKLMKRKEELDKGYQSIVDLMDVLEQRKHEAILFTFKQMSHYFSEVFKQLVSNGKASLVMKTDPVEQPEEEESEASSQQSTVPLVDQFTGISIKVSFTGKSAETREMNQLSGGQKSLVALALIFAIQKCDPAPFYLFDEIDQALDPQFRKAVAEMLRNLAEKAQFITTTFRPELLESADKFYGVKFRNKVSHIDAITAEQAKDFIEDDTQEK; encoded by the exons GAAGGAACTGGACCTCGTGTCCTGTCAGCATATGTAGAACTGATCTTTGATAACACTGACAACAGGATTCCA ATTGAAAAAGATGAGGTATCCTTGCGCCGTGTCATTGGCTCTAAAAAAGACCAATACTTCCTGGATAAAAAGAATGTGACAAAAAGTGACGTGATGAACTTGCTAGAAAGTGCTGGTTTTTCTCGTAGTAATCCTTACTACATTGTAAAGCAGGGAAGG ATAAATCAACTTGCTGTCGCCAAAAACCATGAAAGACTGAAGCTACTACGGGAGGTTGCAGGAACGAGAGTGTATGATGAAAGGAAGGAGGAAAGCAAGACCATTCTGAAGGACACTG AGGGCAAAAAAGAGAAGATAGATGAGCTGCTGAAAGACATTGACGAGCGACTGGAGACATtggatgaagaaaaagaagagctTAAAGCATATCAGAAGTGGGACAAGGAGCGAAG ATGCCTTGAGTATACAATTCATGACAAAGAAATGCGAGACACTAGAGAGAAACTTGAGCAG TTGGAGAGCTCACGGCAACAAGAAACAGACAAAGCATCATCGATgcagaaagaaattaaagaagcTAGCAATAGAGTGCAG GCATTGACTCAGAGCCTTCGTGAAGTGATGGATCGCATAACCGAGGCAACTTCAGAAAGACGACAACTGGATGAAGAGTGTCAAGACTACATAAAAGAGAGAACAAAACTGGAACTTGACATTAAGGATCTTGAGAGGAATGTGAGAGAAGATAGTTCTCTGAAG ctGCAACACCAAGATCAACTGGAAAGTCTTGAGCAAACAATCCAGTCCAAAGAAGAGGAATTGGGTGAATTGCTACCAAACTATAACAGACtcaaaactgaagaaaatgaaTGTTCTTCACG GATGAAAACGTGTGAGAGAAGACGTACAGAGTTATATGCTAAACAAGGCCGTAAAAACCAGTTCACATCAGCAGAAGAGAGGGACAGATGGATCACCGAg GAGAAAAATTCTCTCTCAGTTTCTGTCGCAAATAAGGAATCACAG attGCTGCCATTCGAGCAGATGTTCAAAAGCTGAGAGGTGCGGTTCAGGAACTTACTGATGAAATTCAG GAAAGAACAGACAACGCAGACAAACGAAGGCAAGATATTGAAAAAGCTAACAAGAGACATGCAGagttaaagaaaacaagagatAATACCACTAACAGCAGAAA AGAGCTATGGAGAGAAGAAGCAACCATTGAACAAAGCCTGCAGAACACAAGAGAGGAGTTGAGTCGAGCAGAAAGGAATTTAAGGAGTACAGCAAGCAAG CATGTGGGCTATGGTATTGACACTGTAAAGAGGATTGTCCAAGAAAGAGGCATTGATGGAGTTCATGGGCCACTTATTGAAAACCTTCAGTGTGATAAACAATTCTTCACAGCTGTTGAAGTCACCGGTGGGAGCAG GCTTTTTCATATCATAGTGGATACTGATAAAATAGCAGCAAATATCTTGTCTATCATGAATAAGCATAAACTCCCTGGTGAAGTCACGTTTATGCCCCTCAACAGACTACAGAGCAAAGAACACGAGTATCCGTCCTCGCCG GATGCTCTTCCAATGATCAACAAGCTGCGGTTTGATGAAGCCTTCCGGCCTGCTATGAATCTTGTTTTTGGCAAGACCCTGATTTGCCGCAACATGGAAGTCGCCTCACAGTTTTCCAAAAGCGAGAACCTTGATTGCATAACTTTAGATG GGGATCAGGTAAGTCGTCGAGGTGCACTGACTGGAGGTTACTATGGAAACAGAAAATCACGCCTGGAACTACAGGATAGCATCTGgaaattgcaagaaaaaatGGAGGGAGAAGAAACCAGGAGAGATCAGTTGAAGCGTGAACTGGAAA AACTTGATTCTGATGTGACTGTTGTATTGGGAGAATTACAAAAGGTGGAAACACAACAGGTGCAATTGAG GGAAACGTACGAGAAACAGAAGATTGATGTCAAGGCCAAAACACAGGAGAAGAGAACAGCGGAGCGGGCATTGGAAGCAAAA GAACAAGGACTGTCGCATCTTGAGGTCGATCTGAAGTCAATGCGCAGCACCATGAAAGCCCTTGAAGATGAATTCGGTACTGCTTTAGTATCTCAGCTAAATGCACAAGATCAACAAGAG GTTGATGACTTGAATAGCGAAATCATGACTCTTCAAGAAAGATTGAAAGCGTCTCTGTCAAACAGAACAAAG CTCGAAGCCAAGAAGAATACCTTGGAAAATGTGCTTAACAACAAtctcatgagaaaaagggatgAGCTTAAACAG gCTTTGGAGGAAACCTCCCTCGAGGATCGTAATTTGCAACTGGAAACCCTCAATAGTGATTTAAACTCTGTGATTGAAGTCATATCTCAAAGtgcagcaaaacaaaaag AACTTGAAGATGAAATAAATGCattgaacaagaaaaagacGGAAGAACAAAGCGCCCTGGATGAATGGAAG AGcatagaaaaacaaagaatggATGCCATCAACGACGATGCGAAGCATATGGAGAAAATTGCACATAAGAGAAGTCTTCTAATGAAAAAA AAAGAGGAGTGTACAAAGAAGATACGTGAGCTGGGCTCTCTTCCAGCAGATGCATTCGATAAACATCAAAAAACGCCAATCAAGGCG TTGTGGAAAAAACTGCACCAGTGCAATGAAGAATTGAAGAAGTACAGTCATGTTAACAAGAAAGCACTGGACCAGTTTGTGAATTTctcagaacaaaaagaaaaactgatgaaacGAAAGGAGGAACTAGATAAAGGCTACCAG TCAATTGTGGACCTGATGGACGTCCTTGAACAGCGCAAACACGAGGCTATCCTGTTCACATTTAAACAG ATGTCTCATTACTTCAGTGAAGTGTTTAAGCAGCTTGTTTCTAACGGCAAAGCCTCGTTGGTCATGAAAACAGATCCAGTGGAACAACCG gaagaggaagagagtGAAGCATCTTCGCAGCAATCAACTGTGCCTCTGGTGGATCAGTTTACAGGGATAAGTATCAAG GTGTCGTTTACAGGCAAGTCGGCGGAAACTCGTGAGATGAACCAGTTGTCAGGCGGTCAGAAGTCTTTAGTCGCCCTGGCGCTCATATTCGCAATACAAAAATGTGATCCCGCGCCGTTCTATTTATTTGACGAGATTGATCAGGCGCTGGATCCACAATTCAGGAAAGCTGTTGCAG agATGCTTCGCAACTTAGCGGAGAAAGCTCAGTTCATTACTACTACGTTCAGACCCGAGTTGCTGGAGTCCGCTGACAAGTTTTACGGCGTCAAGTTTCGAAATAAAGTTAGTCATATCGACGCCATCACTGCCGAGCAAGCTAAGGATTTTATTGAAGATGACactcaagaaaaataa
- the LOC141873871 gene encoding homeodomain-only protein-like translates to MDILKKFDADKEKSDTLEDAFKSCRYPDNLSISLLAADIGATEEDVQNWFAARLAKWRKEEGFVPIAERAAILERNINKQAKQ, encoded by the exons ATGGATATTTTGAAGAAGTTTGACGCTGATAAAGAAAAATCTGACACCCTAGAAGACGCTTTCAAGTCCTGCAGATATCCCGATAACTTGAGCATTTCGCTTCTCGCTGCTGATATTGGAGCCACAGAAGAAGATGTCCAG AACTGGTTTGCAGCAAGATTAGCTAAGTGGCGCAAAGAAGAAGGATTTGTGCCGATTGCTGAACGTGCAGCCATTTTGGAACGGAACATAAATAAACAAgctaaacaataa
- the LOC141873870 gene encoding DBH-like monooxygenase protein 1 homolog codes for MAFLASNTFSFLFLTLFSFAPREVVPLNCASIASDNGGFKLRWAYNNNRLMFNLTCKTTGWCAVGFTTTADGKRMVNYDIALGGVASNSGYLDGYQSTSFTVPPRDPTPDYNLIKATEENGFTNVQFDRIPTTEGDEKDV; via the exons ATGGCGTTTTTAGCATCAAACACCTTCTCTTTCTTGTTCCTaacgttgttttcttttgctccTCGCGAAGTAGTCCCCCTAAATTGCGCTAGCATTGCCTCCGACAATGGTGGTTTCAAATTACGCTGGGCGTACAACAATAACAGGTTGATGTTCAACTTGACTTGTAAAACCACTGGATGGTGCGCTGTGGGATTCACTACGACAGCTGACGGAAAACGAATGGTGAATTATGATATAGCACTTGGAGGTGTGGCGTCAAACTCGGGATATCTTGAT GGATACCAAAGCACTTCATTTACAGTCCCACCGAGAGACCCAACACCTGACTACAATCTGATAAAAGCGACCGAGGAAAATGGCTTCACTAACGTCCAGTTTGACAGAATACCAACAACTGAAGGAGACGAGAAGGATGTTTAG